The genome window TATttctagtcgcctttcgcacacTTCGTGCTACtgtcgtcactagcgcgaactgccgttcGCAGTGAAAGAGAACCAAAaagatttcttaatttatgtATGCGTAAATCTTACAAtaagtgtgtgcatatgtatgggctgctgagagaattgacaacatcgctttgttttttagttgcttccagtaaaattttgtatgaaagctctaataccctgtacaagttaaatttttaataaaggaaATTTTAGcgtatattaattatttataattaataaaagaacACGTTGCATTTGTTTTATCATCTACCTTTatgaatttatcaaaatttaggtgttttgctttttaaaatattgaaggcaataaagttttatcggtaaagggtatttcatagcGCGCAAGTTTTATGTTTCGCTTGCTCTGCCAGCAACAAGCTCTGTTAGCCAGCTGGATCGCAGCAAAACAAGTTTGAGAGGATATAGTAGAGATCCCGACCTTAGGATACacgttatttatttcaatatatagtAACATATCCACTACACAAACCCACTTAATAAGATATCTATAAGAATAGCGGCCCAGTGAAAATAACTTCCAAGCTGTTGCTTAGCACCCCAAACGTTCGTCATCTCGAGGGAGCGATGTCTAAAATCTCTGTTTACTTAAGAGCAGATTCCGTCTCCAAGATCCAACAGCCGAGGTTTGCTAAACGTCGCCAACACACTTTATGATTAGTCTAGATTTATTCTCTAACTCATATGATCGCCTTGTCCGTATTTTAagtaaagtatatttttttatttttaaacttaaccggattgaaaattgttattatatatcaaagtactttaaagaaattacgtgtattactttgaaaacattttcatactatctcttatagtctttgagatcCTTGTGCTTATACAGACGGATGAATGGTTTTTCGCAATATAcggggcggaagggggcgtggcaaaaatttaaaacaaacttgacctgcgtggggtttataaaaatctgtgtgtcaaattttgtatctctatctcttatggtctctgacatctaggcgctcacacagacggtcggacggacatggctatatcgactcggctgttgatgctgatcaagaatatatatactttatcgggtcggagatgcctccttctacctgttacatacattccaacgaacacaatatacccttttacttattatttaggTAACTGGTATAATAATTTCCCCCAGACATGACGTCCACCGAAAAATTTCCGGGTGGACGCAATCTCATGGTGTTAGCTGAGACACTTGTTTGGGATGACTTCTTAATAgggtataaaagtattttattaatgcCATAACATGGGCGCGCTTGCCAATTAccatgtttaattaaatatagttgtgacttaattttgttataattgtgtatgcattaaatatttgacataTCGTAGCGCTTTCCATGGTGCTTAGTAGTTGTATATGGGAAACACATAGTTTTGCAGTACATTATCAAGCGTTTATACGTTCATTTAAAGGGGCTTAAAACGGGTTTAAAACGCAAGTTTCGCTAAATCACTTTTAGCGTCAAAGCGCATcaaaaaagtgtttataaAGCTAATTCGTTTAAGCTAGTTCGCTTTCATTTAAAGCAACCTTAGGTACTGTAAAAACATGGTAAATATTTCCTCATTAAAGTACAACGTTTATATAGAAAAGGCTAGTTCTAgttcacatacatataaatacctACAAATATGAAGATTGCGACGATTCTGCCAAGTATCGATTTGTTTAACTATGAAGGGATGATGACTACAAAGCTTTTGAATGTCCACCTCGTCTTTAATTTGCTGTAAGCTGTTCTCCGCAATAATCTAGaacaaagtaaatatatagtatGATCCAGAGTTAcgatataatttaattgagtgTAGTCATTacctttgattttttgatcACCTTCAAAGCGTAACTAACGTTGTTTATATCGCCGGACTTTAACCTTTCGCAGACTTTAAACACTACTCCAAAGGCGCCTTTGGCTACAAGATGATGAACATCAAACTGTTCGTTGCGGTTGGAATCCTTAAAATGGGAACTAAATATCGAATTTGTTGTAGGACGATGCCATCGTGTCATGTACCGGTATGAAGCCTgtgataataatatattttttttatttactaaaaaGTATAGTCAAAAAAGGGGAAATACAACAGTAAGTAAGAGCGCGATAGTCGTGTCCTGAACAAGATAACCGGTACTCAATTTAACGAAATATTAATTGCatctattaatataaaacattgaaaaaaaatttcaaatgtaatGGTTTAATCAAAAAGtctaacaaaaaaagttttaaagctgtttttttcttctggGTCCCCATATGTATCGGACATGTGACTTTGGTAAAGAtggaaataatataaaaataacgaatttttgttgcctagtgtaattggCCCAGTGCAATCAGTACCTCCatctcacttttttttattatttctttggaCGTTGATGTACTACATTCAAGTTGCTCAACGATTCCAAGCGAAGGCTTTTAACACGCGGACCGAAGCCACTTGCAAATCCCACCTGAAGCCAAACCGGCCGACGTGCGCACCGCGTAGGGTCACCGacaagcacacatacatagataaaCTGATACAGACAAAACCACAGATTAACAAATCCTACACAAATATATAGTATTAACGAGAGCAGCACGAagagtgcgaaaggcgactaataTTGCTATATTGCTACAgctaatttagaaaatttttaatgactgtccgatcgagttatatacaaatcgaaaggtttagtccaaacatacaaaatggcatactaaaactttttctagctCACGTGGGTCAtaagataagggggtgtaagtgggaagggaaaaaaattaatgattgcagctaatggggccgatGGGTCCTTTTGTTCGCGTCGATTGATGCCTtcatcacccaaatccgacaactagctCAAAAGATAATCATATTTGagatttttagtggacttctcaaaatgaaatgataagtcagtttgtttgtttgtttgtttgtctgtctgttcatcaaagcgctaaataACCTTAgctgtaatgatggggatttattccttttcgaaaatctagaaatgttttttctacgagtttttgaaaaagccgCTAGTTTAGAGGGAAAACGGTAAATCCTGCTAAAagcctcaacagtttccaaaccatagaagctacagatatgttctatatatcgtTGAAAGGGTGTGATTGAAGTCTTTTAGTCGTGCCTTTAatctattttttctaaattactCAGGTTAAGTTTTACAGGTAAAATACGGTTTTTCCGCTTacattttggaaaattgaCATCTGATATCTCTATCAAAGTTCAATATgttatagtcaataaaattccgcgaattcatatatattacaCATATCTGTAAAAACTCGTTTTCTTAAGATACCAACaaataagtgtatatatacatattacttaGAGAACaaagatgacagcagcaataaaatgtcatatcagcaaacctatgtagcagGCAGCTTTTGAGCGGCAAAAAAATAGTATTGCCAGAACATCTTTTTTTGCGTTGCATAAttagccagtgttgccaggcagtttggttttgttttttaaatgaattaaactaGTTGTACCTTTCTGCAACGCATATTAAagttgtgttgtttttataccctgatcTCATTggtcaaaaaagggtataatgtgtttggcagaatgtatgtaacaggcagaaggggggtggcagacccccaaagtatatatattcttgatcaggatcaacagccgagtcaattGAGCCatatccgtctgtctgtccgtttgtttgaaggcgtcgatttcagagaccataagagctagagacttcaaacttggtatgtaggtttttttttttttggatcggaccactatatcatataacttacataggaacgatacgccgaaaatgaagttttagtatgaaaaaaattttttgttttttgagatatcttaaccaaactgatagaatatgcatctgggttggtattatacatcctgcaaccatacatacaaatttggttaaaatcggtccacttaTTATTTAGCTGAAATAgcgacgctcaatcgaaaattaagtcttagtatgaaaaatttttttattttttgagatatcttaatcaaactgatagaatatgcattttacttggtCTTGTCCACATTTCAGaagtttgttcaaatcggttgactATACCATATAGattcataggaccgatcggtagaaaatcaagttttagtatgaaaaaggtttttgtttttcaagacatcttaaccaaactgataaaatattcattaattttggttttgtacattctgagtcagtttggttcaaatcggttccatatatcatatagctgccatagaaacaaatggtcgaaaatcaacttttataaaagcgtacctgggctcagggcaacatactgtcgagcgtgctcgactgtagccgcaccttaCCGCGATCCaagcgagcaggggcggagcccccttgttttattttaagtaagtAAGACAACTACAAGCTTATATTCTGTGACTttggttgatatatctcaagaaacaaaagcattttttatacttaaaatcACTCCGCCTGCAAGTCATCAAAATCACCAAAAAATCCCTGGCTATTTAATGTTGTTATAGCGCCGATtctcaatatattttaagaaattatttcttaaacgACGCACAGTGTGACAATCTTTGATTTTGCtgtacaaaaatcatatcttttgatcCAATTAAgctatttcaataattaaaaaagcatttgataaaaAACTTCTTTAAAATAAGTGCTTGTACtgcttaaaattttgattcagGATTTTCGGTCAAAGCTGTAAaaattttcagtgcatattttacatgtaaaatttaaaaaataaatcttttttttgtccgaaatattaattttaatctttttcaACCTTTAaaaagcatattaaaaatataaatattacgcttgttacaaaaaaaaaaaaaattaaaaaaatttgaaaatctgATATGATagcgaaaacgtatgtaattgcactgcgctcttctTCTCACACTAGTTAATTGCGAGGTTGCTTCAGTTTTTGGAATAAGAGTGTGCTTAGGCGCACCCAGATACATGAATGACcgggttatttcgttagagaattgattattAAAGACTCCTGTAGTAGTGGGATGGAGTCCAAATGAGTTCAATTTTAGTTCTATTCcgtcaaagtcaaaaaaatagtCCAAtcttagtgctttttttaaacatcgctgggatagtcaacaagtgaagaaacaaaattctacggcatttaattagaaattaatgtacttttcatatgaaagcaaaaacaaaaagatcgGTTGTATAACTTGACAACAAaccagttttaaagtttgcatttttatgaaagtttgcacatttgtgcgcgcactgaaataaaggtcaactttgagaggctgtcacgcccacaattcttacctgatttcaaaaatcttttggatttgtaacCTTTGAAGATTTCTCTGCAtgcatttattacttttacaatCGCTTTCAGCTATGCAAATACACGTTCAAATAGttcagcaattttttttcgagtttcctttaatttcaaatacaaaaaatcgtaggaaatcccaaaaaaatatcataattttcttaattcaaaaattgattctTTTAACACTTCCTTCAATAATGTGTGTGACTAACACATAGATGGCGGCACTAGTactaaatcaatattttttttcgatagtGGCAACCTTTTTAGGCTTACTGTCAAAATCATATGTTAATCCGACCATTTGTTTACAAGTTACAGTGCTTTAAGTGACGCTACTtttgagttaaaaataaaatgaattcaaaGCAATTCCATGTGCTCATTTatcattgttttttaatgaaaaaaaatactgttcaATGCCAGGAATGGCTTGAAAAACAATATTCGGACTCTGCTCCATCAAAAAGAATCATTTGTTATTGGTATGCCGAATTCAAACGTGGTCGTACAGACACCGGTGACATTCCATCTACAGGAAGGCCAAATGACGCTGTTATTCTGGAAAACGTTGAAAAAACACTGTAAATCATTATGTCCGACCGTAAAGTGAAAGTGAGGGAGATTGCTGACATTCTAAAGATATCAGCAGGCAGTGTACACACCATAATACACGAACATTTGTGTATGAAAAAGGTGTTTTCCAAATGGGTGCGGCGTTTGCTCACACCggagcaaaaacaacaacgaatcGATGAATCAAAGAGCTGTTTGGACATGTTTACGCGCAATAAGTCGGAGTTTTTGCGTCGGTACATCACAATGGATGAAACATGGATCCACCATTTCACTCCAGAGTCAAATCGGCAGTCTGCTGAGTGGCATGCAGCCGGTGAAAGCCGCCCAAAGCGACCAAAGACGCAGCAGTTGGCTGGCAAGGTTATGGCGTCTGTATTTTGGGATGCTCATGGAATAATATTCATCGACTATCTCCAGAAGGGGCAGACCATCAACAGCGACTATTATATAGCGTTATTGGAGCGTTTGAAAGA of Drosophila innubila isolate TH190305 chromosome X, UK_Dinn_1.0, whole genome shotgun sequence contains these proteins:
- the LOC117781342 gene encoding histone-lysine N-methyltransferase SETMAR-like; protein product: MKKVFSKWVRRLLTPEQKQQRIDESKSCLDMFTRNKSEFLRRYITMDETWIHHFTPESNRQSAEWHAAGESRPKRPKTQQLAGKVMASVFWDAHGIIFIDYLQKGQTINSDYYIALLERLKDECVLIN